In Gemmatimonadaceae bacterium, the following proteins share a genomic window:
- a CDS encoding insulinase family protein → MSNTHPAFRIVTAALVSFAVPAFAPAGAQQAKTATAPSAAPSASTPLPTDPKVKVGSLPNGIRYYIRVNHKPEKRAELRLVENAGSVLENENQLGLAHFVEHMAFNGTTHFNHNDLVKYLQSIGVRFGADLNAYTSFDETVYILPIPTDTARIVDQAFTILEDWARGQLFDSSEVTDERGVVREEWRLGKGASDRMLHQWLPIALRGSLYAERLPIGNEQSIMTATPARVRSFYKTWYRPDLQAVIAVGDFDPVAIEALIKKHFSGIPKAVNPTKRPTITVPPNKEPLIAVASDKEAQGSDVSLMFKLPLEKTKTVGDYRRDLMERLYLSMLNARLEEISQKPDAPFLGGDASKGSFIGRESDAFTLAANVKNGTIDVGLQALLLEAKRVDEFGFLQSELDRAKQNMLRGYERAYAERDKSQSASYVQEYIDNYLNGEPFPGIDYEYKLVQQLVPTISLAEVNKMASAWITDENRVIIAESPAKDSVKVPTAAELKAVFERAAKTPVVAYTENLSSGALVANDPTPGKIVATKTIPSVSVTDWTLSNGAHVLVKPTDFKDDEVLFSASAMGGSSLAPDSNFISAAFASSVVGLSGIGDFSAVDLGKKLAGKAAAVSPSVSETGEALSGHASPKDLETLFQLAYLDFTAPRLDESAFAAWKNQAAAFFADKGNDPDQVFGDTVSWTMSQHNFRARPLTAPVFAELDPHKSLSFYKDRFADAGNFTFLFVGNVDTVTLKPLVEKYLASLPSTHKNETFRDNGGAPPKGVVEKVVRKGVEPKANTLIQFTGACTYAPETRFAFRALVEYFRIKLDETLREKLGGTYSPSFGGGCGRIPRQEYELSVQFNSSPENVEMLSKAVFAMIDSLKAKPPSATDLAKVKEQLTRAREVEVKQNAYWVGNIMARQQAGEDIAGLLKPYDQMLAGLTAGQIQDAAKKYFDTNNYARFVLLPENAKVNP, encoded by the coding sequence ATGTCCAACACCCACCCAGCTTTTCGCATTGTTACGGCCGCGCTCGTTTCATTCGCGGTCCCCGCTTTCGCGCCCGCCGGCGCACAACAGGCGAAAACGGCCACAGCTCCTTCCGCCGCGCCGTCCGCGTCTACGCCGCTGCCGACCGATCCAAAGGTCAAAGTCGGCTCGTTGCCGAACGGCATTCGCTACTACATCCGCGTCAACCACAAACCCGAGAAGCGCGCCGAACTGCGGCTCGTCGAGAACGCCGGGTCGGTGCTCGAGAACGAGAACCAGCTCGGGCTCGCGCACTTCGTCGAGCACATGGCGTTCAACGGGACGACGCATTTCAACCACAACGATCTCGTGAAGTACCTGCAGTCCATAGGCGTAAGGTTCGGCGCCGATTTGAATGCGTACACGAGCTTCGACGAGACGGTGTACATCCTGCCCATTCCGACCGACACGGCGCGGATCGTGGACCAAGCGTTCACGATCCTCGAGGACTGGGCGCGCGGACAGCTGTTCGATTCGAGCGAGGTCACCGACGAGCGCGGCGTCGTGCGCGAAGAGTGGCGCTTGGGCAAGGGCGCGAGCGATCGCATGCTACACCAGTGGCTCCCGATCGCCTTGCGCGGATCGCTCTACGCCGAGCGGCTGCCGATCGGCAACGAGCAGAGCATCATGACGGCGACGCCGGCGCGCGTCCGCTCGTTCTACAAGACCTGGTATCGGCCGGACCTCCAGGCCGTGATCGCGGTCGGCGACTTCGATCCGGTGGCCATCGAGGCGTTGATCAAGAAGCACTTCAGCGGAATTCCCAAGGCGGTGAATCCGACGAAGCGGCCGACCATCACCGTGCCGCCCAACAAAGAGCCGTTGATCGCGGTCGCGTCGGACAAGGAAGCGCAGGGCTCCGACGTGAGTCTCATGTTCAAGCTGCCGCTCGAGAAAACAAAGACGGTCGGCGACTACCGGCGCGACCTGATGGAGCGTCTGTACCTGTCGATGCTCAACGCGCGGCTCGAGGAAATCTCGCAGAAGCCCGACGCCCCGTTCCTCGGTGGCGACGCATCGAAGGGGTCGTTCATCGGACGCGAGAGCGACGCCTTCACCCTCGCGGCGAACGTCAAGAACGGCACGATCGACGTGGGGCTCCAAGCGCTGCTGCTCGAGGCGAAGCGGGTCGATGAATTCGGGTTCCTGCAGAGCGAGCTGGATCGCGCGAAGCAGAACATGCTGCGCGGCTACGAGCGAGCCTACGCCGAGCGCGACAAGTCGCAGTCGGCTTCGTACGTGCAGGAATACATCGACAACTACTTGAACGGCGAGCCGTTCCCGGGGATCGACTACGAGTACAAGCTCGTGCAGCAGCTCGTGCCGACGATCTCGCTGGCCGAAGTGAACAAGATGGCGAGCGCGTGGATCACGGACGAGAATCGCGTGATCATCGCGGAATCGCCTGCCAAGGACAGCGTGAAGGTGCCCACGGCGGCGGAGCTCAAGGCGGTATTCGAGCGAGCGGCGAAGACGCCGGTCGTCGCGTACACCGAGAATCTGTCGAGTGGTGCGCTCGTCGCGAACGATCCAACGCCAGGCAAGATCGTGGCAACGAAGACGATTCCGTCCGTGAGCGTCACTGACTGGACGCTGTCGAACGGCGCGCACGTGCTGGTGAAGCCGACGGACTTCAAGGACGACGAAGTGCTGTTCAGCGCGTCGGCGATGGGGGGCTCGTCGCTCGCGCCGGACTCGAACTTCATCTCGGCGGCGTTCGCGTCGAGCGTGGTGGGACTCAGCGGCATCGGCGACTTCAGCGCGGTCGATCTGGGAAAGAAGCTCGCCGGAAAGGCAGCGGCGGTGAGCCCGTCGGTCAGCGAGACAGGTGAAGCGCTGAGCGGCCATGCGTCGCCGAAGGATCTGGAGACGCTCTTCCAGCTGGCGTATCTCGACTTCACGGCCCCCCGCCTCGATGAGTCGGCGTTCGCGGCGTGGAAGAACCAGGCGGCGGCGTTCTTCGCGGACAAAGGGAACGATCCGGACCAGGTGTTCGGCGACACGGTGAGCTGGACGATGTCGCAGCACAACTTCCGGGCGCGCCCGCTGACGGCGCCGGTGTTCGCCGAACTCGATCCGCACAAGTCGCTGTCGTTCTACAAGGATCGGTTCGCGGACGCGGGCAACTTCACGTTCCTGTTCGTCGGCAACGTGGACACGGTGACACTCAAGCCGCTCGTCGAGAAGTACCTCGCGTCGCTGCCGTCCACACACAAGAACGAGACATTCCGCGACAACGGCGGGGCGCCGCCCAAGGGCGTCGTCGAGAAGGTGGTGCGCAAGGGCGTCGAGCCCAAGGCGAACACGCTCATCCAGTTCACCGGCGCGTGCACCTATGCGCCCGAGACGCGCTTTGCGTTCCGCGCCCTCGTCGAGTATTTCCGAATCAAGCTCGACGAGACGCTTCGCGAAAAACTCGGCGGTACCTACAGCCCGAGCTTCGGCGGAGGCTGCGGCCGCATCCCGCGCCAGGAGTACGAGTTGAGCGTGCAGTTCAATTCGTCGCCGGAGAACGTCGAGATGCTCAGCAAGGCCGTCTTCGCAATGATCGACTCACTCAAAGCGAAGCCACCCTCGGCGACGGATCTGGCGAAGGTGAAGGAGCAGCTCACGCGTGCTCGCGAGGTGGAAGTGAAGCAGAACGCCTACTGGGTGGGCAACATCATGGCTCGCCAGCAGGCGGGGGAAGACATCGCGGGCCTGCTCAAGCCGTACGATCAGATGTTGGCCGGCCTCACCGCCGGGCAGATTCAGGACGCCGCGAAGAAGTACTTCGACACGAACAATTACGCGCGGTTCGTGCTGTTGCCGGAGAACGCGAAGGTGAATCCGTAG